Genomic DNA from Candidatus Sphingomonas phytovorans:
TAACGACAGACTACAAAGGCGTTGACGTTGCACAAAAGCTCGTCAAGCCCACGCCCACTATCCTGGCGGGAATGTGATCTCCTTCGTCCAGTATCGCACGCTCGCAATCGCCCAATCGCCCCCGCAATGACACCGCGAGCGCGGACGCCACGGCCGAAAGCGCCGAATACTGGCCTGGTTCGGCTCCTTCCGTCACCGGGAAGGGCAATTCGGCGTTGACAGAATCGCCTGTCTCCCTTAGCTGCCCCCCTTCTCCCGCCGGGCATGCCTGCGCGGGCACATGCATTTGGAAAGTGATTGAGGCCATGTTCGCAGTGGTGCGCACGGGCGGCAAGCAGTATCGCGTTGCCGCTGGAGACAAGATCGTCGTCGAGAAGCTCGATGGTGAAGCAGGAGCGTCGATCACGCTCGCTGACGTTCTGCTGGCGGGCGAAGGCTCGGAGCTGCAGTCGGTCGAGGGTCTGACGGTTTCGGCCGAGATCATCGCCCAGGCGAAGGCCGACAAGGTCATCATCTTCAAGAAGAAGCGTCGCCACAATTATCGCCGCAAGAACGGCCATCGCCAGCAGCACACGATCCTGAAGATCACCGCGATCGGTGCTCAGGAGAAGAAGGCCAAGGCAAAGAAGGCCGATGCAGCCCCCGCGACTGCCGAGGCTGAAGCCCCGGCCGCCCAGGCGTAAGGAGTAGTTTAGATGGCACA
This window encodes:
- the rplU gene encoding 50S ribosomal protein L21 yields the protein MFAVVRTGGKQYRVAAGDKIVVEKLDGEAGASITLADVLLAGEGSELQSVEGLTVSAEIIAQAKADKVIIFKKKRRHNYRRKNGHRQQHTILKITAIGAQEKKAKAKKADAAPATAEAEAPAAQA